The proteins below come from a single Gordonia pseudamarae genomic window:
- a CDS encoding DNA polymerase yields MKPLSLHNADVYAYPTGDDLSEAVVLLRADLAAHPRERAAVDIETNALDLGDPREAVRTIQLGTSRVILVLDASDANALDAAADLLNDEAVRWTAHNAAYDTVRLARVGVIDSLPSIWDRMADTYILTSLIEPPTSDLGYRDLKSQTRAWCGASAVSADAKADLDAAFAAHKWKGLSQQWKVYDNPDPTAGDNGWAQIDLADIAFIAYAAADIADSARLVAVLEPIARLALGEVVDTEHRVARIAAEMTLRGVRLDRDFTVARRDDCQRGKDAALAEMRAAGFTGIPSRAADIVTFLDGEAMPPHFTDKGGRSTGSVTLAEYAALGSRLAEPLLAWRTADKLLKTYFTRYLRSGGERIHPTVDTIKARTGRMSSSDPNFQNLPSRSAAAQVRECFIADPGMAFISADFSSIEMRVAAAITRDPGLLPLYTAPLAGGEDPRTRCPYWLMAWDLHGPQASKADRGAVKSVVLGRMYGGAGEALAEQAGLPLDAVNAALDAYGRMYPALSTWARETLTPQTTDLGRPIWRLPSGRIQAIDPGDAWKALNVVIQGLSRDVLVHAILRCEDAGLGQYLVMPIHDELLLQVPEDRAEELLDRLVETMRSEVMGVPIPAEGSLLGPRWVAKD; encoded by the coding sequence TTGAAGCCCCTGAGCCTGCACAACGCCGACGTGTACGCGTACCCGACTGGCGACGACCTGTCCGAGGCAGTCGTGCTTCTGCGCGCAGACCTGGCCGCGCACCCCAGGGAGCGTGCCGCCGTGGACATCGAGACCAACGCACTCGACCTCGGTGACCCGCGCGAAGCGGTCCGCACGATCCAGCTCGGTACCTCCCGCGTGATCCTGGTGCTCGACGCTTCCGACGCGAACGCCCTGGACGCCGCCGCCGACCTGCTTAACGACGAGGCGGTCCGGTGGACCGCCCACAATGCGGCGTACGACACCGTGCGCCTGGCCCGCGTCGGGGTCATCGACTCCCTGCCGTCGATCTGGGACCGCATGGCCGACACCTACATCCTGACCAGTCTCATCGAGCCGCCCACCTCCGATCTCGGATACCGGGACTTGAAGTCGCAGACGAGGGCCTGGTGCGGTGCTTCTGCCGTGTCGGCGGACGCGAAAGCCGACCTCGACGCCGCCTTCGCGGCGCACAAGTGGAAGGGCCTCAGCCAACAGTGGAAGGTCTACGACAACCCCGACCCGACGGCGGGGGACAACGGTTGGGCGCAGATCGACCTCGCTGACATCGCGTTCATCGCGTACGCCGCCGCTGACATCGCCGACAGCGCGCGCTTGGTCGCGGTGCTGGAACCCATCGCCCGTCTGGCGCTGGGCGAGGTCGTGGACACCGAGCATCGGGTCGCCCGGATCGCCGCCGAGATGACGCTGCGGGGAGTCCGGCTCGACCGCGACTTTACCGTCGCTCGGCGGGACGACTGCCAACGCGGGAAGGACGCCGCGCTGGCCGAGATGCGCGCCGCCGGGTTCACCGGTATCCCCTCCCGCGCCGCCGACATTGTGACGTTCCTCGACGGCGAGGCCATGCCCCCGCACTTCACCGACAAGGGCGGACGCTCCACCGGCAGCGTGACGCTCGCGGAGTACGCCGCGCTCGGGTCCCGGCTGGCCGAGCCGCTGCTCGCCTGGCGCACCGCCGACAAGCTGCTCAAAACGTACTTCACCCGCTACCTGCGCTCCGGCGGAGAGCGCATCCACCCGACGGTGGACACCATCAAGGCGCGCACCGGGCGCATGTCCAGCAGCGACCCCAACTTCCAGAACCTGCCCAGCCGCAGCGCAGCCGCGCAGGTGCGCGAGTGCTTCATTGCCGACCCCGGCATGGCGTTCATCAGCGCCGACTTCTCGTCCATCGAGATGCGCGTCGCCGCCGCGATCACCCGCGATCCCGGCCTCCTCCCGCTCTACACCGCCCCGCTGGCCGGCGGCGAGGACCCCCGGACCCGGTGCCCCTACTGGCTCATGGCCTGGGATCTGCACGGCCCCCAGGCGTCCAAGGCCGACCGGGGCGCGGTCAAGAGCGTGGTGCTGGGGCGCATGTACGGCGGAGCGGGCGAAGCCCTCGCCGAGCAGGCCGGGCTGCCCCTGGACGCGGTGAACGCGGCACTGGACGCGTACGGGCGCATGTACCCGGCGCTCAGCACCTGGGCGCGTGAGACCCTGACTCCGCAGACCACCGACCTCGGACGCCCGATCTGGCGGCTGCCGTCCGGACGGATTCAAGCTATCGACCCCGGCGACGCCTGGAAGGCGCTCAACGTGGTGATCCAGGGGCTCAGCCGCGACGTACTGGTCCACGCGATCCTCCGGTGCGAGGACGCCGGACTCGGCCAGTACCTCGTCATGCCGATCCACGACGAGCTGCTGCTGCAAGTGCCCGAGGACCGCGCCGAGGAACTGCTCGACCGGCTGGTGGAGACTATGCGTAGCGAAGTGATGGGCGTGCCCATCCCGGCGGAGGGCTCGCTGCTCGGCCCCCGGTGGGTCGCCAAGGATTGA
- a CDS encoding helix-turn-helix domain-containing protein translates to MNTEYEAYLTVAELAARLGVRENTIREGVEAGIIPAHPRPMLTAPGTRHGFLWSECVRFVGKPISRAPQLDQDRGAQTGDDSVPSAEEWTALADRLRDAADELRDVLSEIAVSGDRAEAELGRVDDALPRVADHLPDALRTVAEAVAPDFSRLDDLADQVSDAVDAYEQADAADRH, encoded by the coding sequence ATGAATACCGAATACGAGGCGTACCTGACCGTCGCCGAGTTGGCCGCACGTCTCGGTGTCCGCGAGAACACCATCCGAGAGGGCGTCGAAGCCGGGATCATCCCGGCGCACCCCCGGCCCATGCTCACCGCCCCGGGTACTCGTCACGGCTTCCTCTGGTCCGAGTGCGTCCGGTTCGTCGGCAAGCCGATCAGCCGCGCCCCGCAGCTCGACCAGGATCGCGGGGCACAGACCGGCGACGACTCCGTGCCGAGCGCCGAGGAGTGGACCGCTCTCGCCGACCGGCTCCGCGACGCCGCCGACGAACTGCGCGACGTGCTCAGCGAGATCGCCGTGTCCGGCGACCGGGCTGAGGCCGAGCTGGGACGCGTGGACGATGCCCTCCCGCGCGTCGCCGACCACCTGCCCGACGCTCTCCGCACCGTCGCGGAAGCCGTCGCCCCCGACTTTTCGCGCCTCGACGACCTGGCCGACCAGGTGTCCGACGCCGTGGACGCCTACGAGCAGGCCGACGCCGCCGACCGGCACTGA
- a CDS encoding phage/plasmid primase, P4 family has protein sequence MSETGILTDADRDHLVAHAVDGDWLDAHPGAAFSYDADTEFPEGLQWVRAREDASSTGLVFIWTQADGTAIWQLNPHTPPTDSTGRPMKYIGPRRPDAEGDAEVADAPGVLSYGIIADTGRRLHPVWLVEGTKQSRAAAAALAARPSGAGYATVIGIPGIDSWTRGVPVELFARFRGREVIVIPDADARTNARVYAASELLGKNVKGAGARSVRFVQLPVTGTEGLDDYLAGHPRERRGRELETLGEYAISAPAPVKPRAKTTNAPARAGADGTRRALLLTEPYWADGAIRPDYLARAAMEQYHLIQGVRSPVAMYSKQGVYLDDLSPLRTVVRLTLLDDQTPGRVQAVEDQCRSYAEVRGVVLPDGLMPEPLVNVRNGMVDLHTGQLLPHDPKYRSSIQLPIEYDPAATCPLYDEWIIDRAGPEQAAVIDAIGRQMIDPSAMPRFALMLVGPPRTAKSMLLKLLTEIAGPERTSSVALQQLHREHYSVNLYGKLLNSCADLPGADTDDLGVFKQLTGGDQIQANPKNKDMFGFRNTATLAFSSNEIPSLPEGGAAFARMIPVAFVKSFLGSEDMTLEARLLAEMSGIFNRFVRHPGTPPVPHPEVVETFRSGADRVARFVASVTVPCTTETALDADGRPPHLGLWTTPARPDQPR, from the coding sequence GTGTCCGAGACCGGAATCCTCACCGACGCCGACCGCGACCACCTGGTCGCGCACGCCGTAGACGGCGACTGGCTCGACGCCCATCCCGGCGCGGCGTTCTCTTACGACGCCGACACCGAGTTCCCCGAGGGTTTGCAGTGGGTCCGGGCGCGCGAGGATGCTTCGAGCACCGGGCTGGTGTTCATCTGGACGCAGGCCGACGGCACCGCGATCTGGCAGCTCAACCCGCATACCCCGCCGACAGACTCGACCGGGCGACCGATGAAGTACATCGGCCCCCGCCGCCCGGACGCGGAGGGCGACGCCGAGGTAGCCGACGCCCCGGGAGTGCTGTCGTACGGGATCATCGCCGACACCGGTCGGCGCTTGCACCCGGTCTGGCTGGTGGAGGGCACCAAGCAGTCTCGCGCCGCCGCTGCCGCGCTCGCGGCCCGTCCATCCGGGGCAGGGTACGCGACGGTCATCGGTATTCCCGGTATCGACTCCTGGACGCGCGGTGTCCCGGTGGAGCTGTTCGCCCGCTTCCGGGGCCGCGAAGTCATCGTGATCCCCGACGCCGACGCCCGCACCAACGCGCGTGTGTACGCCGCCTCCGAGCTGCTGGGGAAGAACGTCAAGGGCGCGGGTGCGAGGTCGGTGCGGTTCGTCCAGCTCCCCGTCACCGGCACCGAGGGCCTGGACGACTACCTCGCCGGGCACCCCCGCGAGCGGCGTGGCCGGGAGCTGGAAACGCTCGGCGAGTACGCGATCAGCGCCCCCGCCCCGGTCAAGCCGAGGGCCAAGACGACCAATGCTCCGGCCCGTGCGGGGGCGGACGGTACCCGCCGCGCGCTCCTGCTGACCGAGCCCTACTGGGCCGACGGGGCGATCCGGCCTGACTATCTCGCCCGCGCCGCGATGGAGCAGTACCACCTGATCCAGGGGGTGCGCTCGCCGGTCGCCATGTACTCCAAGCAGGGCGTCTATCTGGACGACCTATCCCCGCTGCGCACTGTCGTCCGGCTCACCTTGCTCGATGACCAGACGCCGGGCCGTGTGCAGGCGGTCGAGGATCAGTGCCGGTCGTACGCCGAAGTGCGGGGAGTCGTCCTCCCCGACGGGCTCATGCCGGAGCCGTTGGTGAACGTCCGCAACGGCATGGTGGACTTGCACACCGGTCAGCTCCTGCCGCACGACCCGAAGTACCGATCCTCGATCCAACTCCCGATCGAGTACGACCCGGCGGCGACGTGCCCGCTCTACGACGAGTGGATCATCGACCGCGCCGGGCCGGAACAGGCGGCGGTGATCGACGCCATCGGTCGGCAGATGATCGACCCGTCGGCCATGCCGCGCTTCGCCCTCATGCTGGTCGGGCCGCCGCGCACGGCCAAGAGCATGCTGCTCAAACTGCTCACCGAGATCGCCGGCCCCGAACGCACGTCGTCCGTGGCTTTGCAGCAGCTCCACCGCGAGCACTACAGCGTGAATCTGTACGGCAAGCTACTGAACTCGTGCGCGGACCTCCCGGGCGCGGACACCGACGACCTGGGCGTGTTCAAGCAGCTCACGGGTGGTGACCAGATTCAGGCCAACCCGAAGAACAAGGACATGTTCGGGTTCCGAAACACGGCCACGCTCGCCTTCTCGTCTAACGAGATTCCGTCGCTCCCAGAGGGCGGGGCCGCGTTCGCACGCATGATCCCCGTGGCTTTCGTCAAGAGCTTCCTGGGTTCTGAGGACATGACCCTGGAAGCCCGGCTGCTGGCCGAGATGTCGGGCATCTTCAACCGGTTCGTGCGGCACCCAGGGACCCCGCCGGTACCGCACCCGGAAGTCGTCGAGACCTTCCGCTCAGGCGCGGATCGGGTCGCCCGTTTCGTCGCATCGGTCACCGTGCCATGCACCACCGAGACCGCTCTCGACGCCGACGGTCGGCCCCCGCACCTGGGGCTATGGACGACCCCGGCACGCCCGGATCAGCCACGCTGA